Proteins encoded in a region of the Pleurodeles waltl isolate 20211129_DDA unplaced genomic scaffold, aPleWal1.hap1.20221129 scaffold_54, whole genome shotgun sequence genome:
- the LOC138278705 gene encoding zinc finger protein 664-like, producing the protein MGEKPFKCSECVKSFSHLSVLQRHQQTHTREKTFKCSHCVKSFIQLSHLQKHQRTHTGEKPYHCSECERSFIDSSQLRVHQRSHTGEKAFKCSECVKSFIRLSDLQKHQRTHTGEKPYHCNECGSSFSDSSNLRIHQRTHTEEKPFKCTECMKSFSQLSTLHNHLRTHTGEKPFSCSECVKSFSQLSNLKVHERTHGDKTI; encoded by the coding sequence AtgggggaaaagccattcaagtgcagtgaatgtgtgaagagctttagtcacttgTCAGTCCTACAAAgacatcaacaaacacacacaagAGAAAAAACATTCAAGTGCAGTCACTGTGTGAAGAGCTTTATTCAGTTATCACACCTGCAaaaacatcagcgaacacacacaggggaaaaaccataccattgcagtgaatgtgaaaGAAGTTTTATTGACTCATCACAATTAAGGGTTCATCAGCGAAGTCACACAGGAGAAAaggcattcaagtgcagtgaatgtgtgaagagctttattcGGTTATCAGACCTACAAAAACATcaacgaacacacactggggaaaaaccctaccattgcaatgaatgtggaagtagttttagtgattCCTCAAATCTCaggattcatcagcgaacacacacagaggaaaaaccttttaaatgcactgaatGTATGAAAAGCTTTAGTCAGTTATCAACCCTACACAACCATctgcgaacacacacaggagaaaagccattcagttgcagtgaatgtgtgaagagctttagtcagttatcaaaCCTAAAAGTGCATGAACGAACACATGGGGATAAAACCATATGA